GAGTCCTTCCCCGACCGATACCAGGTCGTCTCCCTCGCCGCAGGCACCAACATCGACGATGCCTTCGCCCAGTGCCTCCGCTGGCGCCCCAGAGTCATCTCCCTCGCCACCGAAGCCCTCGCAGCCACTCTGCTGACTCGCCTCAAAGCCGAAGGCATCACCAGCATCGAAGTCGTCCACGGCAGCGCAGGCACCATTCACGTCGCAACGCTGCCCGAGGTTGACTTCGTAGTCTCCGCAATCGTCGGTGTAGCGGGCCTCGAAGCCACCTACGCCGCAGTCTGCGCCGGCAAGACCATCGGCCTCGCCAACAAGGAGTGCCTCGTAGCCGCAGGCGAGCTCATCCTCGCCGCCGCGAAACAGCACAACGTAGCCCTCCTGCCAATCGACTCCGAACACAACGCCGTTCACCAGTGCCTGCGCGGCGGCACCGCAGCCGAAGTGAAGCAGATCTGGCTCACCGCATCCGGCGGCCCCTTCCGCAACACCCCCCTCGCCGAATTCGAAAACATCACCCCACAGCAAGCCCTCAAACATCCCACCTGGGTCATGGGACAGCGCATCACCATCGACTCGGCCACCATGATGAACAAAGGCTTCGAGGTCATCGAAGCCTGCCGCCTCTTCAACCTCCCCGCAGCCCGTGTCCGCACCACCATCCACCCTCAATCCACGGTCCACTCCCTGGTCGAGTTCGTCGACGGCAGCATCCTCGCCCAGATCTCGGTCACCGACATGCGCCTCCCCATCCTCTACGCCCTCGCCTACCCGGAGCGCGTCGCCGTAACTGAAAAAGAGTCCCTCACCTTCGACCTCACCACCCTCTCGCAGCTCGACTTCTCTCAGCCCGACCTCACCCGCTTCCCCTGCCTTCGCCTCGCCTACGAAGCCGCCGAAGCCGGTGGAAATGCGTGCATCGCCCTCAACGCAGCCGACGAGATCGCCGTAGCGGCATTCCTCGAAGGACGTATCCCCTTCCTCGGCATCCCGCGTACAATAGAGGCTGTGCTGCAGCTAACTTCCAGTCAATCACCGGCGTCTATCCTCGATGTGCTAAATGCAGATCTTGCCGCGCGCGCCTCTGCCCGCGAAGTGATTGCCCGCCAACTCACCGGCGCCCCACGGTAGTCTGCAGCTAACCAGGTAACGAGGTCCTTCCGAACTTCATGGCAACAATCGTCCAGCTTCTCATCGTCCTCGGCATCATGGTTCTGGTCCACGAGTTCGGCCACTTTGCGGTCGCCAAGCTCTGTGGCATCCGCGTCGAGGTCTTCTCCATCGGCTTCGGCAAACGGCTCTTCGGCTTCCGCCGCGGCGACACCGAGTACCAGATCGCCGCAGTCCCCCTCGGTGGCTACGTCAAGATGGCCGGCGAGATGGGTTTTTCCGGAAATGAACTCACTCCCGGCAGCGTCGCGCCCACCGATCCTGGTGACTTCAACGCCCATCCCCGCTGGCAGCGCATCCTTGTCGCACTTGCCGGACCAATCGCCAACTTCATCCTCGCCCTCGGCCTTATGACCGGCGTCTCCATGCTTCACAACGAGGTGCAGGAGTTCATCGACGGCCCCGCCTACACCGACTACATCACCCCAAACACACCCGCATTCCGCACCGGCATCCGTAGCGGCGACACCATCGTCCACTACGACTCCATCGAAAATCCTACGTGGGATCAGGTGGGCATCCGCTCCCTGTTGAACCTAAACCAGACCGTTCCCTTCTCCTTCATTCACAACGGCCAGCGCGTTGACACAAAACTCTTCGTTGAAAACAAGGGTGCTCCCGACGACTTCTCTCTCGATAACCTTGGCGTCATTCCGAAGATGCAGACAACGCCAGTTCAGGTCGACTCGCTTGAGCCCAACATGCCCGCAGCCCGCGCTGGCCTCAAGCCGCACGACAAGATTCTCAGCATCGACGGGCTTCAGCTGCACTCAGTTCCCGCTCTGCTGTCCTATCTGCAGGATCAGGCCGGCAAGCCCGCAGACCTCTTGATTCAACGCACTGCAGCTGATGGTGCAACGCAAACCCTTCCGATTCAAGTTACTCCGGAGCTCGCTGAGACGCCTGGTGGGCCTAAGGAGAAGGACTATCGGCTGGGTTTTGTGGCGGTGCAGCCACCTGTCAAGGTGGAGCGGCTGCCGCTGGGTAAGGCGATGGTTGCGTCGTGGGAGTTCAACAAAAAAGGCTCTTTGCTGATTGTTGAAGTGCTCAAGCGGCTGTTTACGCGGCAGGTTTCGGTGAAGAGTCTGCAGAGCCCGATTGGGATTGGGCAGCAGATTCATCAGGCGGCGCAGATGCCGGGGTGGATGCCGCTGATTGGATTGATGAGCTATATCTCGTTGAATCTGGGGATCTTCAACCTGCTGCCGATTCCGATTCTGGACGGCGGGATGATCCTGTTTTTGTTGATTGAGACGATCATGCGGCGGGATGTGAATCAGCAGATCAAGGAGCGCGTGTATCAGGTTGCGTTTGTTTGTCTGCTGGCGTTCTTCGCGTTTGTCATCTTCAACGATCTGACGAAACTCAACCTTTTTACGAAACTTAAACCTTAGAAGATTTCAAAAAAAATATGCCCTGGTGCGAACGTGATTCGCCCCAGGGTTTTGTTGTTTTTGCTGGTGTTTTTGAGGGGTGTTTCAGAAAGAGAGTGTTTTTGGTGTGGTGTTTTTGTGGTGAGAACGTGGTGGAATGCGTGGTGAACGTGGTGCGTTGACCGTCACTTCTCCGCACACGAAAAACACGCCAACTTTTTCAATTATTTTTTTCATGTCCGGTTGCGGCCGCTCGCAGCTCAGCCACAATCTCGTCGACTGCCTTTCGCGCCTCGTCCTCGCGGTCGGGGGGGAAGCTGATTGCGCCTACGCGAGCGTGTCCGCCGCCGCCGTAGCGCTCGCAGATTTCAGCGAGATTGACCAGCTCGGTCGGCATCAGCTTGGTCCACGGATTGGTTCCTACCGACACCTTGGTGCGAAAGCTCGACTTGCTGAGTCCCACATTGTAAATTGCGTCGGGATGCAGGTAGTACGGGATGAACTTGTTGTAGCCCTCGGTGGGCTGGTCGGTGATGTCGAAGGTAATCACGCCCTGGTCTACCGTTGATCGTTGTTTGATCAGCTCGAGCGCGGCCCAGTGCCGGTCCATCAACGGGCCAAGCTGCTCCTGCACGAATCCCTGGTCCAATACCTGCTGAAGACTCATCTCGGTCAGGAGCGGAATCAGTCTCTGCACCAGCGTGGGGTCGGAGGAGCTTTCGATGACCATCGTCAGCTTCATCGCGGGCGCGGCCATCTCTACTGCGGCCTTGGCGCTCTCGTATCGGGCACCGTCGACGATGTCGGCCCACTGGATCAGCTCCAGCATGGGGGCTGTGTCGAAGCCGAAGTTGACCTGCGCGATGTCTGCAATGAGGCTGGTGCAGGAGATGTAGTCTGGGTTGAAGAACTTCCGCATGCGCTGCGACCCGTCGGCCTGTCCTGCTTCAAAGTTTTTCTGGTCTTCGGGAGTCAAAAACGCGCTCTGATGATGATCGAACCACCACGTCACCCTCGGCGAAGCCGAGTATTTGAAGTCCACGATCGCATTTTCGCCGCTGCCGAAGTCGCCTTCGTCGAACAGTGCGCCAGCCCGGTGCACGAGTCCGTGATAGGAGTACGAGGTCGCCGTCTTCACGCACTCCCGGTGGAATCGCGTGAACAACGAAGCCGAACAGGCTCCATCGAAGCACTTATCGTGATAAAAGATCTTGCAGTCCAAATCGGCTATCTCCCGCGCTCAACACCTTTCTCGAAGGTGTGAAGAGTCCAGCATAGCGCACCTGAATCACTTAGCGATCTATCTCGCTTGGCGGAACTCCATCTCGCTTGGCGGAACTTTTCGCGAGATCTTCTCGTACCTCAAATCCAGCCTCAAGAGGATTCCCTTGCAGACCTATACCCAAGATCCATCTCCCGACACGCCGCTGCCACCGAGCTCGGAACCTGCCATCGAGCGTCCCACCCCGCTACGCCATGTGTTCTTCGGCACCGACGGTCTTCGCGCCGGCTGGAGCATCCTTCTTTTCGTTGCTCTCTTCGCGGCGTTTATGTTCGTTGCGCATGTCATCGCGGTGAAGATTCACCCACCCACCCACCAGACCTCACCGGACCACACCATCCCCTTCTTCTTCATGTTTCTGAACGAGGCCGTACCGCTGTTGGGAGTTGGAATCGTCACCTGGATCATGTCGAAGGTGGAGCGCCGACCTATCGGCGTCTACGGTCTTGGAGGTGCCAGCAAACTCCCGCACTTTATCGCGGGCCTTGCATGGGGCATTATCTGCCTCACGCCGTTCATTCTCATCCTCTGGAAGGCTGGTTTTCTTGTCTTCGATAACCGCCTCCTCTTTGGCAGTGACATACTCCGCTATGGCGCGCAGTGGTTGGCGATGTTCTTCGCTGTCGGTCTGCTGGAGGAGTACTTTACTCGAGGCTATCTCCAGTACACGCTCACTCGCGGACTGGCCGGCCTCTTTCGATCAGCCTTCAAAACTCCTCATAGTAACGTTCTTGCCTTCTGGACTTCGGCTGTCATCTTTTCAACGCTCTTTGGCCTGGTCCACGGCAGCAATCCCGGCGAGTCGCCCATCGGGCTGCTTACTGCCGGCCTCGCCTCCATGATGTTCTGCCTCGTTCTATGGCGCACGGGCTCTCTCTGGTGGGCCATCGGGTTTCATACCACCTGGGACTGGGGCCAATCGTTCCTCTACGGGGTAGCCGACAGCGGCATCATGATCAAGAATCATCTGCTCGCTACTCATCCCGTCGGCAAGCCTCTGCTGAGTGGAGGCACAACGGGGCCTGAAGGCAGCATCATCATCCTGCCGATCATCGTGCTCATCGTCGCGGTTATCGTCTTCACGCTGCCTCGCACCAATGCGGGCTATACCAGGCTGCCGGAGCGGGCCGCCGAGTCATAACGAAGCTGTCCTGCCCGGACGGGCCCACTACGAGTGGAGCAGCCACTTCGTGACTTGTGTACCTTGTTGTGGTTAGGGAACGATGCTGGTCCTCCCGTTGGTCGGAATCAACTTCTCCTCCGAGCAACGGGAGGACCGAGCGAAGCAGTAAAAAGGCGTGCGAACGCCCCGGAAGGACAGTCTCTATGCGATCGGCGTCCCCTGGTATCGCGTCTCTGCAAGGTCGAGCTCTCGTTCCATCGTTCGGAGCACATCATCTCCAATACGTCCTTTATCCCGCAGAGAGATGAGTGTGCGTCGCTCGGCCTGCAGAGCATCCTCGAGAATGCTTCGCAGTCGCGTCATCGTCTCCCTATCGACAGCCTCGAGACCTCCCTCATCGTCTCCGCCGACAGCTGCGAGCTTGTGTCTGTAGCGATGAATGAGATCGTCGTATAAATGCTCCGCATCATGTCCACCGCGCCTACGCCCTTCTTCGAGATGGTGAACGGCCGCTCGTAGAACGATGCGTCGCGCCTCTTTCTCCTCAGGATCCATTCCCAGGTTGCCTGCAAGGCCAAGGATACGAATCAGCACGGGCAGCGTGAGGCCCTGCAACACCAGCGTGACGAGAATCACGCAGAAGGCCAGAAACACGATCAGGTTTCTCGTCTCGGACCTTCCATCACCGAGCATCTCCGGAACTGAGATTGCGGCTGCGAGCGCGAGTACACCGCGCATCCCTGTCCAGCCGACCACGAAGACCTCGCGCGGCTGTAGCTCCTCTTCCTTGTGTTTCATCCAGCGCCGATCGATATATGCTGCGATCTTGAAGACCGGAATGACCCAGACGATTCGCAACAGGATCAGCACGACGCTGAAGACGACTCCGTAAAGGATCAGCGTTCCCTTACTGAACCTGCCGTGAATTCCAGCCAGCACGTAGGGAAGCTGCAGGCCGATGAGCACAAAGACCAGCCCATTCAGCATGAACGTCAACGCCTCCCACGCCCCAACGACCTGTAAGCGCACGGCTGGCGAGAAGAACTCTGTACTCTTGCGGCTCATGTAGATTCCGCACGCTACTACAGCCAAAACGCCTGATGCCTTCGCGTGCTCTCCTGCGAGATACGCTGCGTAGGGAACGACGAGACTCACGACCAGCTCGACGGGGCCGTCGTCGATGAACTTTTCCAGCCAGCCCACGATGATGCCGATCAGCAGGCCGATCAAGAGCCCTCCGAAGACCAGATACAGCAGCCTGAAGAGGCCGCCGCCGAGAGTAGGGGTCTGTCCTCCCTGAATGATGCCGATGCCTATCTCGAGAGCGAGCAGGCCGGTTGCATCGTTGAGCAGACTCTCTCCTTCGAGGATGTCGACGATGCGCCTGGGGAGGCCGATGGACTTTGCGATCGAGGTCGCAGCGATTGCATCTGTGGTCGCGACTACAGCGCCGAGCAGAAAGCCGGCCTTCCAGTCGAGCGCGGTGATGAAGTGGTCGGAGAAGAATGCGACTCCCCAGACGGTGAAGCCGACCAGACCGAACGCCAGCAGGCCTATCACGACTGCGTTGCGGCGAAACTCACGCCAGGACATCAACCAGGCGGAAGAGTACAACAGCGGCGGCAGAAAGACGACGAAGACGACGTCGGGATCGAGTGGAACGTGCGGCATGCGCGGCAGGAAGCTGATGAGGAGCCCTGCCAGCACGAGCACGATGGGATAGGGCACCTTGAGCCGCCGCGCCATTGCTGCAAAACCTGCGACCAGCACCAGCAACAGCAGAATGACCGTCTCGACTGCATGCAGACTCGATCCAGCTTCCATGACACCCTCGTTTCAGCCCCGCACCGCGTTCCGAACCAGACCACATCCAGTGTCGTTATCAATGATGCTAAGTAAACCAGATTAAATGACGTGCGCGGTTGTCTGTCGAGTTGAGCGCCGGGCCACGCTTCCATTTACACTTCGATCAAAAGCTATGAACCCGTACGAATCGATCGCCGCCGCAGCCTCCCCGGAAGAAGCCCGCACCGCCATGCAGGTTCGACGCAGGCGAATCTTCTATCGACTCGTGGTTATTTTTACTTTGCTGGTGCTGCTCTTCGGCGTGGTTGGATTTTTCTATGCGCGGCACTGGACTCGCAAGGCGATGCGCGATGCTCTGCCGCAGCTGGATGGCGCGATCTCTATCGCTGGGTTGTCCGCGCCGGTCTCGGTGCAGCGCGATGACCATGGCGTTCCGCATCTTCGGGCGAGTTCGCTGGACGATCTGGTGATGGCGCAGGGGTATGTGACGGCGCAGGACCGGCTGTGGCAGATGGATGCGCTGCGCCGGCATGCCGCGGGCAGTCTTGCCGAGATACTTGGAGCGCCGCTGATTCCGCATGATCGCGCGCAACGCACCCTGCAGATTCGCGCTGCCGCCGACCGCGCGCTGGCGACTCTTCCGGCGGATCAGCTTCATCTGCTGGAGCGGTACTCCGCTGGCGTGAATGCGTCGATCGCCGACCAGAGCGCTCATCTGCCACTGGAGTTTCGCCTGCTGCGCTACGAGCCCGCGCCGTGGACTCCGCGCGACAGCCTTCTGATTGGGCTGGTGATGTTTCAGGATCTGACGAACAGCTTTCCGCAGCAGCTGAATCGCGAGGCGCTGACTGCGCGGCTTCCGTCGCACCTGGTTGGGGACCTGTACCCCGTGGGCTCGTGGCGCGATCATCCGCCTGCTCAGCCTGTGGTTGATCTCACAGCGCCGCAGCAGGATATTCCTGATATTCCGCTGGATGAATCGCAGACGAAGCTTCGCAGGCCGGCGCCTTCGAGGGCGAGTGGGACGGCTACTCCCGAAGATCTGCTCGCACTACAGGAGACTCTCAAGAACCCCATCTGCGAAGGCTGTTTTGCGGGGTCGAACGACTGGGTCGTCTCAGGCGCTCATACCGCTACCGGCAAGCCGCTGCTCTCGAACGACATGCACCTTACGCACAATGTTCCGGGGATCTGGTATGAGGCGGATCTCGAAGCGCCTGCGCCGAATGGGGATCTTCACGTCTCCGGCGTCTCGCTGCCCGGCGTGCCGTTTATCATCGTCGGTCACAACGCCCATGTTGCGTGGGGATTTACGAATCTCGGCGCCGAGGTGCAGGACATCTACATCGAACACACGCGTGGCAGTGGCGACGCGATGGAGTATCAAGCGCTCGACAACAGCTGGCATGCGGTAGTCCACCAGCAGGAGATCATCCACGTCAAAGGCGCGAAGGATCTTGTTCTTGATGTGCCTGCCACTCAGCACGGCGGCGTGAATACACCGATCATCTCGGGCATCTTTCCCAGCGAAAAGCGCAGCCTCTCCCTGCGCTGGACGATCTACGACCCTGCAAACATCACGCCGTCTTTTCTCGCGATGAATACAGCCACGGATGGAGTCAGCCTGGTCGCTGCCTTCTCCAGCTTTGGCGGCCCAGCGCAGAATCTCGTCTATGCGGACGACCAGGGTCACATCGGCTACCATGCCGTCGGAAAGATCCCGATTCGCGGCAACATCGCGACGCCAAGCCCCATCAGTCCGGTTCCCAGCGACGCGCTCGACGCTACGCAGGACTGGGCCGGCACGATTCCATACGAGATGCTTCCGCGCGCGACGGACCCGCCCAACGGCATCCTCGCCACCGCAAACGCCCGTGTCACCAGCGACGACTATCCTTACCCGATCACGCTGAACTGGGCCGCTCCTTATCGCAACGAGCGCATCTGGAAGGTGCTTACGGCACGCGCCGCCGAGACCAAAGACCATCTCACCGCGGCCGACATGCTCGCGCTCCAGACCGACGTGTACTCCGATGTCGATCACGCCATCGCGCAACGTCTCGCCTACGCCATCGATCACGTCACCAAGTCCGAGTTCACTACAGAAAGGACCGCCGCGAAACGCCTTCATCAGGCGGCGGATCTCCTCCGCGACTGGAACGGCAACGTCGATGCGGACGCCGCAGCCCCTGCCATCGTCGTTGCCGCTCGCGCCGCACTGTGGCCGCTCCTGCTCGACCCGCAGCTCAGCGCGCAGCCCCGAACGAAATCGGATCTTCAGCCCGGCGTCCCTCGCAC
The Edaphobacter lichenicola genome window above contains:
- a CDS encoding 1-deoxy-D-xylulose-5-phosphate reductoisomerase; protein product: MKKLAILGSTGSIGHSTLSVCESFPDRYQVVSLAAGTNIDDAFAQCLRWRPRVISLATEALAATLLTRLKAEGITSIEVVHGSAGTIHVATLPEVDFVVSAIVGVAGLEATYAAVCAGKTIGLANKECLVAAGELILAAAKQHNVALLPIDSEHNAVHQCLRGGTAAEVKQIWLTASGGPFRNTPLAEFENITPQQALKHPTWVMGQRITIDSATMMNKGFEVIEACRLFNLPAARVRTTIHPQSTVHSLVEFVDGSILAQISVTDMRLPILYALAYPERVAVTEKESLTFDLTTLSQLDFSQPDLTRFPCLRLAYEAAEAGGNACIALNAADEIAVAAFLEGRIPFLGIPRTIEAVLQLTSSQSPASILDVLNADLAARASAREVIARQLTGAPR
- a CDS encoding DHH family phosphoesterase; this encodes MDCKIFYHDKCFDGACSASLFTRFHRECVKTATSYSYHGLVHRAGALFDEGDFGSGENAIVDFKYSASPRVTWWFDHHQSAFLTPEDQKNFEAGQADGSQRMRKFFNPDYISCTSLIADIAQVNFGFDTAPMLELIQWADIVDGARYESAKAAVEMAAPAMKLTMVIESSSDPTLVQRLIPLLTEMSLQQVLDQGFVQEQLGPLMDRHWAALELIKQRSTVDQGVITFDITDQPTEGYNKFIPYYLHPDAIYNVGLSKSSFRTKVSVGTNPWTKLMPTELVNLAEICERYGGGGHARVGAISFPPDREDEARKAVDEIVAELRAAATGHEKNN
- the rseP gene encoding RIP metalloprotease RseP; the encoded protein is MATIVQLLIVLGIMVLVHEFGHFAVAKLCGIRVEVFSIGFGKRLFGFRRGDTEYQIAAVPLGGYVKMAGEMGFSGNELTPGSVAPTDPGDFNAHPRWQRILVALAGPIANFILALGLMTGVSMLHNEVQEFIDGPAYTDYITPNTPAFRTGIRSGDTIVHYDSIENPTWDQVGIRSLLNLNQTVPFSFIHNGQRVDTKLFVENKGAPDDFSLDNLGVIPKMQTTPVQVDSLEPNMPAARAGLKPHDKILSIDGLQLHSVPALLSYLQDQAGKPADLLIQRTAADGATQTLPIQVTPELAETPGGPKEKDYRLGFVAVQPPVKVERLPLGKAMVASWEFNKKGSLLIVEVLKRLFTRQVSVKSLQSPIGIGQQIHQAAQMPGWMPLIGLMSYISLNLGIFNLLPIPILDGGMILFLLIETIMRRDVNQQIKERVYQVAFVCLLAFFAFVIFNDLTKLNLFTKLKP
- a CDS encoding CPBP family intramembrane glutamic endopeptidase; its protein translation is MQTYTQDPSPDTPLPPSSEPAIERPTPLRHVFFGTDGLRAGWSILLFVALFAAFMFVAHVIAVKIHPPTHQTSPDHTIPFFFMFLNEAVPLLGVGIVTWIMSKVERRPIGVYGLGGASKLPHFIAGLAWGIICLTPFILILWKAGFLVFDNRLLFGSDILRYGAQWLAMFFAVGLLEEYFTRGYLQYTLTRGLAGLFRSAFKTPHSNVLAFWTSAVIFSTLFGLVHGSNPGESPIGLLTAGLASMMFCLVLWRTGSLWWAIGFHTTWDWGQSFLYGVADSGIMIKNHLLATHPVGKPLLSGGTTGPEGSIIILPIIVLIVAVIVFTLPRTNAGYTRLPERAAES
- a CDS encoding Na+/H+ antiporter, encoding MEAGSSLHAVETVILLLLVLVAGFAAMARRLKVPYPIVLVLAGLLISFLPRMPHVPLDPDVVFVVFLPPLLYSSAWLMSWREFRRNAVVIGLLAFGLVGFTVWGVAFFSDHFITALDWKAGFLLGAVVATTDAIAATSIAKSIGLPRRIVDILEGESLLNDATGLLALEIGIGIIQGGQTPTLGGGLFRLLYLVFGGLLIGLLIGIIVGWLEKFIDDGPVELVVSLVVPYAAYLAGEHAKASGVLAVVACGIYMSRKSTEFFSPAVRLQVVGAWEALTFMLNGLVFVLIGLQLPYVLAGIHGRFSKGTLILYGVVFSVVLILLRIVWVIPVFKIAAYIDRRWMKHKEEELQPREVFVVGWTGMRGVLALAAAISVPEMLGDGRSETRNLIVFLAFCVILVTLVLQGLTLPVLIRILGLAGNLGMDPEEKEARRIVLRAAVHHLEEGRRRGGHDAEHLYDDLIHRYRHKLAAVGGDDEGGLEAVDRETMTRLRSILEDALQAERRTLISLRDKGRIGDDVLRTMERELDLAETRYQGTPIA
- a CDS encoding penicillin acylase family protein — encoded protein: MNPYESIAAAASPEEARTAMQVRRRRIFYRLVVIFTLLVLLFGVVGFFYARHWTRKAMRDALPQLDGAISIAGLSAPVSVQRDDHGVPHLRASSLDDLVMAQGYVTAQDRLWQMDALRRHAAGSLAEILGAPLIPHDRAQRTLQIRAAADRALATLPADQLHLLERYSAGVNASIADQSAHLPLEFRLLRYEPAPWTPRDSLLIGLVMFQDLTNSFPQQLNREALTARLPSHLVGDLYPVGSWRDHPPAQPVVDLTAPQQDIPDIPLDESQTKLRRPAPSRASGTATPEDLLALQETLKNPICEGCFAGSNDWVVSGAHTATGKPLLSNDMHLTHNVPGIWYEADLEAPAPNGDLHVSGVSLPGVPFIIVGHNAHVAWGFTNLGAEVQDIYIEHTRGSGDAMEYQALDNSWHAVVHQQEIIHVKGAKDLVLDVPATQHGGVNTPIISGIFPSEKRSLSLRWTIYDPANITPSFLAMNTATDGVSLVAAFSSFGGPAQNLVYADDQGHIGYHAVGKIPIRGNIATPSPISPVPSDALDATQDWAGTIPYEMLPRATDPPNGILATANARVTSDDYPYPITLNWAAPYRNERIWKVLTARAAETKDHLTAADMLALQTDVYSDVDHAIAQRLAYAIDHVTKSEFTTERTAAKRLHQAADLLRDWNGNVDADAAAPAIVVAARAALWPLLLDPQLSAQPRTKSDLQPGVPRTGAALYTWGNKAYAEEWLIMHTPSRWLPPAYPTWDDLLTAAVSKALADNHAPGDLSKWRYGQFRPIDIEHPIYSQSPILQRVIGLPTSPGLQPQSGDDVTVKQVGRSFGPSERFTADLSDLDHSTLNLVLGESSNPMSAWFMDQWPAWYHGTTFPLPFSHAAVDAAATHTLTLTPR